Proteins encoded in a region of the Aquila chrysaetos chrysaetos chromosome 25, bAquChr1.4, whole genome shotgun sequence genome:
- the LOC115335773 gene encoding putative short-chain dehydrogenase/reductase family 42E member 2 isoform X4, whose translation MSGLEQLQKKDQIESINVGGTKIIIDVCKQRNISRLIYTSTVNVVFGGNPIEEGDEETVPYFPLEKQFNHYSRTKAIADQMVLAANGTLLKGGGKLHTCVLRPPGIYGPEEQRHMPRVAANIQRRLFNFKFGNHKVQMNWVHIGNLVQAHLLAAEALTSEKGYVASGQAYYIHDGENVIFSEWIVPLFEKLGYRKPWIHIPVLLAHIAATVMEYLHLILKPVFSFTPFLTRNEVWNVTVTHTFRIDKARNQLGYKPKKFSFADSVDHYLKTRPTCQEDHMFLKMVFAFGILLSLIILSFF comes from the exons ATGTCAGGATTAGAACAA CTTCAAAAGAAAGACCAGATTGAATCCATAAATGTCGGAggcacaaaaataataattgatg TCTGCAAACAAAGAAATATCTCTAGACTGATATACACCAGTACAGTGAATGTGGTATTTGGAGGGAATCCTATTGAAGAAGGAGATGAAGAAACTGTGCCgtattttccactggaaaag CAATTTAATCATTATTCTAGAACAAAGGCAATTGCAGACCAAATGGTTCTTGCTGCTAATGGAACTTTACTCAAAG GAGGTGGTAAGCTCCATACTTGTGTGCTTCGTCCACCAGGCATATATGGACCAGAAGAGCAGCGCCACATGCCACGAGTAGCC GCAAATATCCAGCGGAGACTATTTAACTTCAAGTTTGGGAATCACAAAGTTCAGATGAACTGGGTTCACATAGGAAATCTAGTACAAGCTCACTTACTAGCTGCTGAGGCTCTCACCTCTGAGAAGGGTTATGTAGCT AGTGGTCAGGCGTATTACATACATGATGGTGAAAACGTGATATTTTCTGAATGGATAGTCCCTTTA TTTGAAAAATTAGGCTACAGGAAACCCTGGATACACATTCCTGTTCTCCTGGCTCATATAGcag CCACCGTGATGGAATATCTGCACCTGATACTAAAGCCAGTTTTTAGCTTTACACCTTTCTTGACAAGGAATGAG GTGTGGAACGTTACTGTAACTCACACTTTCCGAATAGACAAGGCACGAAATCAACTTGGTTACAAACCAAAGAAATTCTCATTTGCTGATTCTGTGGATCATTATCTTAAAACAAGACCTACTTGCCAAGAAGATCACATGTTCCTTAAAATGGTGTTTGCTTTTGGCATTTTGTTAAGTTTgatcattctttctttcttctaa
- the LOC115335773 gene encoding putative short-chain dehydrogenase/reductase family 42E member 2 isoform X2: protein MQEGSTEELHSSQPCERKLNEHAGLLVNRSRKTMVTGGGGYLGYNLGCALVRSGIAVVLFDVRKPRWDIPNGADFFKGDVRDYDAVFKACEGVDCVFHVAACGMSGLEQLQKKDQIESINVGGTKIIIDVCKQRNISRLIYTSTVNVVFGGNPIEEGDEETVPYFPLEKQFNHYSRTKAIADQMVLAANGTLLKGIYGPEEQRHMPRVAANIQRRLFNFKFGNHKVQMNWVHIGNLVQAHLLAAEALTSEKGYVASGQAYYIHDGENVIFSEWIVPLFEKLGYRKPWIHIPVLLAHIAATVMEYLHLILKPVFSFTPFLTRNEVWNVTVTHTFRIDKARNQLGYKPKKFSFADSVDHYLKTRPTCQEDHMFLKMVFAFGILLSLIILSFF, encoded by the exons ATGCAAGAAGGTTCCACAGAAGAGCTCCACAGCAGCCAACCATGTGAGAGGAAACTAAACGAGCATGCTGGACTACTGGttaacagaagcagaaagacaaTGGTGACAGGAGGTGGAGGCTACCTGGGATACAATCTGGGATGTGCTCTTGTTAGGTCAGGAATTGCTGTTGTTCTGTTTGATGTACGGAAACCTAGATGGGACATTCCAAATGGAGCTGATTTTTTCAAG ggTGATGTGAGGGATTATGATGCAGTGTTCAAAGCATGTGAAGGGGTTGACTGTGTTTTTCATGTGGCTGCGTGTGGAATGTCAGGATTAGAACAA CTTCAAAAGAAAGACCAGATTGAATCCATAAATGTCGGAggcacaaaaataataattgatg TCTGCAAACAAAGAAATATCTCTAGACTGATATACACCAGTACAGTGAATGTGGTATTTGGAGGGAATCCTATTGAAGAAGGAGATGAAGAAACTGTGCCgtattttccactggaaaag CAATTTAATCATTATTCTAGAACAAAGGCAATTGCAGACCAAATGGTTCTTGCTGCTAATGGAACTTTACTCAAAG GCATATATGGACCAGAAGAGCAGCGCCACATGCCACGAGTAGCC GCAAATATCCAGCGGAGACTATTTAACTTCAAGTTTGGGAATCACAAAGTTCAGATGAACTGGGTTCACATAGGAAATCTAGTACAAGCTCACTTACTAGCTGCTGAGGCTCTCACCTCTGAGAAGGGTTATGTAGCT AGTGGTCAGGCGTATTACATACATGATGGTGAAAACGTGATATTTTCTGAATGGATAGTCCCTTTA TTTGAAAAATTAGGCTACAGGAAACCCTGGATACACATTCCTGTTCTCCTGGCTCATATAGcag CCACCGTGATGGAATATCTGCACCTGATACTAAAGCCAGTTTTTAGCTTTACACCTTTCTTGACAAGGAATGAG GTGTGGAACGTTACTGTAACTCACACTTTCCGAATAGACAAGGCACGAAATCAACTTGGTTACAAACCAAAGAAATTCTCATTTGCTGATTCTGTGGATCATTATCTTAAAACAAGACCTACTTGCCAAGAAGATCACATGTTCCTTAAAATGGTGTTTGCTTTTGGCATTTTGTTAAGTTTgatcattctttctttcttctaa
- the LOC115335773 gene encoding putative short-chain dehydrogenase/reductase family 42E member 2 isoform X3 encodes MQEGSTEELHSSQPCERKLNEHAGLLVNRSRKTMVTGGGGYLGYNLGCALVRSGIAVVLFDVRKPRWDIPNGADFFKGDVRDYDAVFKACEGVDCVFHVAACGMSGLEQLQKKDQIESINVGGTKIIIDVCKQRNISRLIYTSTVNVVFGGNPIEEGDEETVPYFPLEKQFNHYSRTKAIADQMVLAANGTLLKGGGKLHTCVLRPPGIYGPEEQRHMPRVAANIQRRLFNFKFGNHKVQMNWVHIGNLVQAHLLAAEALTSEKGYVAFEKLGYRKPWIHIPVLLAHIAATVMEYLHLILKPVFSFTPFLTRNEVWNVTVTHTFRIDKARNQLGYKPKKFSFADSVDHYLKTRPTCQEDHMFLKMVFAFGILLSLIILSFF; translated from the exons ATGCAAGAAGGTTCCACAGAAGAGCTCCACAGCAGCCAACCATGTGAGAGGAAACTAAACGAGCATGCTGGACTACTGGttaacagaagcagaaagacaaTGGTGACAGGAGGTGGAGGCTACCTGGGATACAATCTGGGATGTGCTCTTGTTAGGTCAGGAATTGCTGTTGTTCTGTTTGATGTACGGAAACCTAGATGGGACATTCCAAATGGAGCTGATTTTTTCAAG ggTGATGTGAGGGATTATGATGCAGTGTTCAAAGCATGTGAAGGGGTTGACTGTGTTTTTCATGTGGCTGCGTGTGGAATGTCAGGATTAGAACAA CTTCAAAAGAAAGACCAGATTGAATCCATAAATGTCGGAggcacaaaaataataattgatg TCTGCAAACAAAGAAATATCTCTAGACTGATATACACCAGTACAGTGAATGTGGTATTTGGAGGGAATCCTATTGAAGAAGGAGATGAAGAAACTGTGCCgtattttccactggaaaag CAATTTAATCATTATTCTAGAACAAAGGCAATTGCAGACCAAATGGTTCTTGCTGCTAATGGAACTTTACTCAAAG GAGGTGGTAAGCTCCATACTTGTGTGCTTCGTCCACCAGGCATATATGGACCAGAAGAGCAGCGCCACATGCCACGAGTAGCC GCAAATATCCAGCGGAGACTATTTAACTTCAAGTTTGGGAATCACAAAGTTCAGATGAACTGGGTTCACATAGGAAATCTAGTACAAGCTCACTTACTAGCTGCTGAGGCTCTCACCTCTGAGAAGGGTTATGTAGCT TTTGAAAAATTAGGCTACAGGAAACCCTGGATACACATTCCTGTTCTCCTGGCTCATATAGcag CCACCGTGATGGAATATCTGCACCTGATACTAAAGCCAGTTTTTAGCTTTACACCTTTCTTGACAAGGAATGAG GTGTGGAACGTTACTGTAACTCACACTTTCCGAATAGACAAGGCACGAAATCAACTTGGTTACAAACCAAAGAAATTCTCATTTGCTGATTCTGTGGATCATTATCTTAAAACAAGACCTACTTGCCAAGAAGATCACATGTTCCTTAAAATGGTGTTTGCTTTTGGCATTTTGTTAAGTTTgatcattctttctttcttctaa
- the LOC115335773 gene encoding putative short-chain dehydrogenase/reductase family 42E member 2 isoform X1 encodes MQEGSTEELHSSQPCERKLNEHAGLLVNRSRKTMVTGGGGYLGYNLGCALVRSGIAVVLFDVRKPRWDIPNGADFFKGDVRDYDAVFKACEGVDCVFHVAACGMSGLEQLQKKDQIESINVGGTKIIIDVCKQRNISRLIYTSTVNVVFGGNPIEEGDEETVPYFPLEKQFNHYSRTKAIADQMVLAANGTLLKGGGKLHTCVLRPPGIYGPEEQRHMPRVAANIQRRLFNFKFGNHKVQMNWVHIGNLVQAHLLAAEALTSEKGYVASGQAYYIHDGENVIFSEWIVPLFEKLGYRKPWIHIPVLLAHIAATVMEYLHLILKPVFSFTPFLTRNEVWNVTVTHTFRIDKARNQLGYKPKKFSFADSVDHYLKTRPTCQEDHMFLKMVFAFGILLSLIILSFF; translated from the exons ATGCAAGAAGGTTCCACAGAAGAGCTCCACAGCAGCCAACCATGTGAGAGGAAACTAAACGAGCATGCTGGACTACTGGttaacagaagcagaaagacaaTGGTGACAGGAGGTGGAGGCTACCTGGGATACAATCTGGGATGTGCTCTTGTTAGGTCAGGAATTGCTGTTGTTCTGTTTGATGTACGGAAACCTAGATGGGACATTCCAAATGGAGCTGATTTTTTCAAG ggTGATGTGAGGGATTATGATGCAGTGTTCAAAGCATGTGAAGGGGTTGACTGTGTTTTTCATGTGGCTGCGTGTGGAATGTCAGGATTAGAACAA CTTCAAAAGAAAGACCAGATTGAATCCATAAATGTCGGAggcacaaaaataataattgatg TCTGCAAACAAAGAAATATCTCTAGACTGATATACACCAGTACAGTGAATGTGGTATTTGGAGGGAATCCTATTGAAGAAGGAGATGAAGAAACTGTGCCgtattttccactggaaaag CAATTTAATCATTATTCTAGAACAAAGGCAATTGCAGACCAAATGGTTCTTGCTGCTAATGGAACTTTACTCAAAG GAGGTGGTAAGCTCCATACTTGTGTGCTTCGTCCACCAGGCATATATGGACCAGAAGAGCAGCGCCACATGCCACGAGTAGCC GCAAATATCCAGCGGAGACTATTTAACTTCAAGTTTGGGAATCACAAAGTTCAGATGAACTGGGTTCACATAGGAAATCTAGTACAAGCTCACTTACTAGCTGCTGAGGCTCTCACCTCTGAGAAGGGTTATGTAGCT AGTGGTCAGGCGTATTACATACATGATGGTGAAAACGTGATATTTTCTGAATGGATAGTCCCTTTA TTTGAAAAATTAGGCTACAGGAAACCCTGGATACACATTCCTGTTCTCCTGGCTCATATAGcag CCACCGTGATGGAATATCTGCACCTGATACTAAAGCCAGTTTTTAGCTTTACACCTTTCTTGACAAGGAATGAG GTGTGGAACGTTACTGTAACTCACACTTTCCGAATAGACAAGGCACGAAATCAACTTGGTTACAAACCAAAGAAATTCTCATTTGCTGATTCTGTGGATCATTATCTTAAAACAAGACCTACTTGCCAAGAAGATCACATGTTCCTTAAAATGGTGTTTGCTTTTGGCATTTTGTTAAGTTTgatcattctttctttcttctaa